GATTTCCGACGGCGGCCGCACGCCCTACCGCCTGCATTTCCGCCGCCCCTGCTTCATTTACTACCAGGCCTACCCCGAAATGGTGGTGGGCAGCAGCCTCTCCGACGCCATCGTGACCCTGTCGTCGATGAACGTTATTGCCGGCGAGCTGGACGCGTAGTTTTTTGCTGAATTTGACTTTATGGAATCGACAACCGCGCCCGTGAAACCCCAGTTTTCGGAAGCTGCCAAGGCTGAAATAGACCGTATCTGCAAGCAATACCCGGAAGAGCGCCGCAAGTCGGCGATGCTGCCGGTGCTGCACATTGCCCAGGCCGAGTTTGGGGGCTGGGTAGCCCCCGAGGTGCAGGATCTGGTGGCCGAGGTATTGGGCGTGAAGCCTATCGAGGTGTACGAGGTTTCGACCTTCTACACCATGTTCAACCTCAAGCCGGTGGGCAAGCACGTGCTGGAAATCTGCCGCACGGGTCCCTGCCAGCTGCGCGGCTCCGACGAGCTGACCCTGGAGCTGGAGCGTATCACCGGCGCTAAAGTCGGCGGCGAGCCTTCGGCCGACGGGCTGTTTACCTTGAAAGAGGTGGAGTGCCTGGCCGCCTGCGGCTTCGCCCCCGTGGTACAGGTGCGCGAGAAATACTACGAGCAGCTCGATACCGAGGAATCGGTGAATGCTATGCTCAGCGAGCTGCGCAACATGGTGCACCGCCCGGCGCTTCCCTGGGAAGAAAAGGGCCTGCCCAACGCCGTAGCCAATAATTAACCGCTTTCAGCTAACCGCTCAGACACTATGGGACGCAAACTGCTGACCGAACATATCAACGTTGAAGGCATCGACACCTTCGAGGTGTACCGCAAGCACGGCGGCTACCGCTCGGTGGAGAAGGCCCTCAAAACCATGACCCCCGACGAGGTGGTGGAAGAGGTGAAGAAGTCGGGCCTGCGCGGCCGCGGCGGCGCCGGTTTCCCCACGGGTATGAAGTGGAGCTTTCTGGCCAAGCCCGAAGGCGTGCCGCGCTACCTGGTCTGCAACGCCGACGAATCGGAGCCGGGCACCTTCAAGGACCGGCAGTTGATGTCGAAACTGCCCCACCTGCTCATCGAGGGCATGATTACGAGCTCCTACGCGCTGGGCGCCAACACCTCGTACATCTACATCCGCGGGGAGCTGCTGTACGTGCTGCGCATCCTGGAAAAGGCCATTGCCGAAGCCTACGCGGCTGGTTTCCTGGGCAAGAACATCCTGGGCTCGGGCTACGACCTGGATTTGTACGTGCACCCCGGTGGCGGCGCCTACATCTGCGGCGAGGAAACGGCGCTGCTGGAATCCTTGGAAGGCAAGCGCGGCAACCCACGTAACAAGCCCCCATTCCCCGCCGTGCAGGGCCTCTACGCCCGCCCCACGGTGGTGAACAACGTGGAGTCCATTGCGGCTGTGCCGGTGATTGTGAATGACGGTGGCGACGAGTACGCCAAGATTGGCGTGGGCCGGAGCACCGGCACCAAGCTGATTTCGGCCTGCGGCCACCTCAACAAGCCCGGTATCTACGAAATCGAGCTGGGCGTGCCGGTCGAGGAATTCATCTACTCCGATGAGTACTGCGGTGGCATCTGGAAAGGCCGCGACCTGAAGGCCGTGGTGGCCGGCGGTTCGTCGGTGCCGATTCTGCCCAAGGAGCTGATTCTGAAAACCGCCGCCGGTGAGCCCCGCCTGATGACCTACGAGTCGTTGTCGGATGGCGGGTTCGTGACGGGCACCATGCTGGGTTCCGGTGGCTTCATTGCCATGGACGAAACCACCTGCATCGTGCGCAACACCTGGAACTTCTCCCGCTTCTACCACCACGAGTCGTGCGGGCAATGCTCGCCCTGCCGCGAGGGTACGGGCTGGCTGGAGAAAATCCTGCACCGCATCGAGCACGGCCACGGCACGGAGCGCGACATCGACGTGCTGGCCAGCGTGGCCAAGCAGATCGAAGGCAACACCATCTGCCCGCTGGGTGAAGCCGCCGCCTGGCCGGTTTCAGCCGCCATCCGCCACTTCCGCGACGAGTTTGAGTGGCACATCCGCAACCCCCAGGAAGCCACCCGCCCCGGCGCGGTGTACCCCGGCAAAGCAGTCCTTGTATAACCTGAACGTCATGCAGAGCGCAGCGAAGCATCTCGCGTGCCATGCTATTTGATTACCATTGCACGCGAGATGCTTCGGCTTTCGCCTCTGCATGACAGACGTACTTAATGTGCGAACATTCTAATGGCTAAAATAACATTTGACGGCATCGAGGTTGACGTTCCGGACGGAACCACCATCCTCAACGCGGCCCGCACCATCGGCGGGGGCATCGTGCCCCCGGCCATGTGCTACTACACGCCGCTGAAAGGCTCGGGCGGCAAGTGCCGGGCCTGCCTCGTGCGCGTGGCGGCCGGCTCGGCCAAAGACCCGCGGCCTATGCCTAAGCTCGTGGCTTCGTGCGTGACGCCGGTGCAGGACGGCATGGTGGTCGAGAATACGACTTCCGAGCAGGTCCTGAACGTGCGCAAGGGCATCGTGGAGATGCTGCTCATCAACCACCCGCTGGACTGCCCCGTGTGCGACCAGGCCGGGGAGTGTGACCTGCAGAACTTTGCCTTCGAGCACGGCGTGAGCACCACCCGCTACGAAGAGGAGCGCCGCACTTTCGAGAAAATCGACATCGGGCCGCTGATTCAGCTGCACATGACCCGCTGCATCCTGTGCTACCGCTGCGTGTACACCGCCGACCAGCTCACCGAAAAGCGCGTGCACGGCGTACTGGGCCGCGGCGACGCCGCCGAAATCGGCACCTATATCGAAAACATCATCGACAACGAGTTCAGCGGCAACGTCATCGACGTGTGCCCGGTGGGTGCCTTGACCGATAAAACCTTCCGCTTCAAGCAGCGGGTGTGGTTTACGAAGCCCGTAAACGCCCACCGCCAGTGCGAAAACCCCAAGTGCTGCGGCAAAGTAGTGCTTTGGTACAAGGGCAAGGACGTGCTGCGCGTCACGGCCCGCAAGGACCAGTACGGCGAGGTAAAGGAGTGGATTTGCAACACTTGCCGCTTCGATAAGAAGGAAACTTCCGACTGGACGCTGGAAGGTCCGGCTCATATCGACCGTTCGTCGGTAATTTCGGCCAACCACTACGAGCTGCCCGTGCTCAACGCCCAGGTTATTGCCGACTTGCCCGAAAGCTCGCTGCGCGACCTGGAACAGAATCCTCCCATGCGCTTAGGTAATTAGTTTTTAGTTGTTGGTTGTCAGTTGTTAGGTCGTTCTAGGGCCTGTTCAACCAGCAACTAACAACTGACAACGAACAACTAACAACTCCAATGATAGAACTACCAACCTTAGGCTGGCAATCCATTGTAATTCTCGTCGTTTTCGGCGTTTCACTGCTGATTGCCACGTATTGCACCTACGCCGAGCGGGTTATTGCGGCCTTCCTGCAGGACCGGGTAGGTCCGGACCGCGCCGGCCCGTTTGGCTTGCTGCAGCCCCTGGCTGACGCCGTGAAGCTCTTCACCAAAGAGGAGTTTTTCCCCGCTGGTGCTAACCGCGCTTTGTTCGTGCTCGGGCCCTGTCTGGCCATGATTACGGCCCTGATGTCGTCGGCGGTAATTCCGTTTGGCAACGTCATTCAGTTTGGCACCAACGTGTTCAACCTGCAGGGTATTGAAGTCAACATCGGCATGCTGTGGGTGTTCGGCATCGTGTCGTTGGGCGTGTATGGGGTGATGATTGGCGGCTGGGCTTCCAACAACAAGTTCTCCCTGCTGGGCGCCATCCGCGCCGGCTCCCAAAACATCAGCTACGAGCTGGCTATGGGCATGGCCCTGATTGCCGTGCTGATGATTTCGGGTACTTTGTCGCTGCGTGAAATCACGCTGCAGCAGTCGGTAGCCGGGGAGTGGCACTTCTGGAACATTGTGAAACAGCCCCTGGGCTTTATCATCTTCCTGGTCTGCGCCTTTGCCGAAACCAACCGCACGCCCTTCGATTTGCCCGAATGCGAAACTGAACTCGTGGGCGGCTACCACACCGAGTATAGCTCCATGAAAATGGGCCTGTACCTGTTTGCCGAGTACGTCAACGTCTTTGTGGCTTCGGCCGTGATGAGCGTGCTCTACTTCGGTGGTTTCAACTTCCCCTTCCAGTATGAGCTGCGCGACTGGTTCGTGAACAGCCAAGGCTGGGAGCTGACCTCGGCGCAGAACCTGATTTCCATTGTAGGCCTGCTGGGCCTGTTCGGGAAGATTTTCGCCTTCATCTTCTTCTTCATGTGGGTCCGCTGGACTCTGCCCCGCTTCCGCTACGACCAGCTGATGCGCCTGGGCTGGACCATCCTGATTCCGCTGGCCATTTTCAACATCCTGCTCACCGGCGGCCTGATTCTGGGCGGTATCATTAAGTAATCGAACTATGCAGTCCTTAAGCAATAGAGCCAAAAAGCTAGAGGCCAAGCCAATGACGCTGGCCGAGCGGGCTTACCTGCCGGCTATTTTTCAGGGCCTGAGCATCACGATGCGGCACTTTTTCCGGGCCGCTACCAAGAAGCAGGTGACGGTGCGCTACCCCGAGGAAAAGCGGCCCTTCTCCCCCATCTTCCGCGGCCTGCACGTGCTCAAGCGCGACGAGGTGGGCCGGGAGCGGTGCACCGCCTGCGGCCTGTGCGCCGTAGCCTGCCCCGCCGAAGCCATTACGATGGTGGCCGGCGAGCGGAAAAAAGGCGAAGAAGGCCTGTACCGCGAGGAGAAATACGCCGTCAGCTACGAGGTGAATATGCTGCGCTGCATCTTCTGCGGCCTCTGCGAGGAAGCCTGCCCGAAAGCCGCCGTGTACCTGCAGCCCGACAAGATGGCCCCGCCCCGCTTCGAGCGCGACGAGTTCATCTACGGCAAAGACCGCCTCGTGGAACCCGTTGACCCAAACGCCCGCAGCATCCGTGGTATTCAGCTCACGCCCGAGCAAGCTCAGGCTTTGAGCCAGAAAATCAGCCAGCAACCGGCGTAATCGACTCACAATTCCCCTCCTTTCTTTAAAGAGGGGTGCCCGCAGGGCGGGGTGGTTAGCTAGAGTTAAAAACTAGAGCTATAAAGTCGTTCAACGATTATCAACCACCCCTAGCCCCTCCTCAGCTGAGGAGGGGAACTAGTTTTCTAGCTTTAGCCGTAGATTTCCGCCAATGGCCTCCTCTCCTTCCCTGTTTTTCTTCTTATCGTTTGTGGCCTTGTTTGCGGCCCTGGGCGTGGTACTGGCCAAGAACCCGGTGCACAGCGTGCTGTTCCTGATCCTGACGTTCTTCTCGCTCTCGGGCCACTACCTGATTCTGAACGCGCAGTTCTTGGCCGCCGTCAACATCATCGTGTACGCCGGGGCCATCATGGTGCTGTTCCTGTTCGTGATTATGTTCCTGAACCTGAACGCCGATACGGAACCCCACAAATCGACCTTGTCGAAGGTAGCCGCAGCCGTGGCGGGGGGCTTGCTGCTGGTCGTAATGGTGGCCGCTCTGCGCGACGTGCAGACTGGTACCACCTTTACCGCTGCCACTTTCAACTCGCAGATTGGGATGGTAAGTCAGCTGGGCATGATTCTCTACACGAAGTACCTGCTGCCGTTTGAGCTGGCCTCGGTACTGTTTCTGGCCGCCATGGTCGGTGCCGTGATGCTGGGCAAGCGCGAAGCCGGGGAGCGGAATTTCTAAGCAACAACTTCTCTAAGAATCGAAAAGCGGCGTCTGATACTTCAGGCGCCGCTTTTTTGCTTAAATATTACATCAGGGCTTCACCAATCACCAGTAAAAATGCTTCGAAAATCTGTTGCCGGCCGCTACTTCACCTTAGAGATATTCGAGTGCGCACGGAAAACCATCCAGTTAGCAGCTAGCCTGGGATTTGAGAACGTAACGGTTGAAAACTTCACGCACTACCGTAATCCTGATTCAATCCGGGCGGTAGTACAACATGGGTCACTGGTCAAACCTCTTGCACTGAAATCATTTCGACTAGACTTTACCACCACAAGGGCGGATTTCCTCGACCTGATTGACCTATGGGACAGTCAGGGATGCTACGCCGTTTTTCATACGTCGGAAACCCTAAAATTTAAGGCTACTGATTTAGCACCTACCGCTCGTTACCGGGCTTTGGATAACTTTGGCTGGAACCTGGAGCTGTACGTTCCCGACAGCGCGTCGGATGGCCGGGCACTGATAGTTTCCCCGACCCAGCTATTATAGGCCTGATAGAAGCTCAACTTGAAAGCGGTTCCTAAGTATTCAGAAGCCGCCTTTAAGTTATGATTTACCCCCTGCGTTCAGAGAGGCTAACCGCTTGGGCACGACAGCAAGCATTAAACGCCCATCTTCACACCCAGGACCACCTTTTTTACCTTATCAATGAAGTGTATCATCTCTCTGGGTTTGGCAGCCCTCCTACTGACCAGCGTGGGCTGCTCCCGTAATGAAGTACCTTCTCAGGAAATGGAAGGGTATAGCTTCATCAGAAACCCCAAGGGGACTTCGGCCCAGGAAGCTATGGCAATGATTCTGGGACAGGTCAACGCAGCACAGGCCCAGGAAGCGGCTGCCGCTGGTGAAGATCAGTACACGGGCTTGGGACAAGTAAACGAGGATGGCACAGTAGAGCTACCCCGCCCTGCCAATACCGACTACCTGGTTGTAGCCGACAGCGCCGCATTCCAACACGTGCTTGAAGCCCAGGACGTAGTATCAGCGCAACCTGCCGGCTCGGCTGCTCCCATCGATTTTAAACACGAGTTTGTCGTGCTGCTTATCCACCCACCCATCGGGGCGGCGGGGGCTACGTTCGAAGATGAACTGGAAGCGGAGGCCGCCGATAATACCGTCCGGTTGGTGCTGTCGTCGACTTCCAAGCCGGCCACAGCGTTGCAGGGAGTTAGCTACGGCGAGCCTAAATATCAGGTTAGCATGTATAAGCTGGCCAAAAAGGGCTTCAAACGGGCACAGGTTATGTTTGCCGAGCAGGAGGCAGAGGCCCCGGCGGTATACGTGCCGCTGTAGGTCCTGCAAGCACCCAGCCAGTTAGCGGCCAGTAGCTGATGCTAACCTGGCTACTGGCCCTGCTGGCCTTGCTCGGCTTTCTGCTGAAACTTTTCAATCGTGTCGAGCACCCGCTCGGGGTGCACGTCCTGGGCCAGCTCGGGGATTTCCGGATCCTGGGCTTCCTGGACATCCATTTTCCGGGCTATTTCCCGGACCAGAATCACCAGCCGGGTTATTTCGTGCTCACTGAGCAGGCTGACCTGCAGGTTGAGGTCGGCGCGCTTGTCGGCCAGGGCGGCCATGCGGTTTTGGCTGATGAGCACGAAGGTGGACAGGAAAATAGCCTCCACGGAAGCTTCCATGGCCAGAATCACCAACGACGGGTCGAAGGGCTTGAGGCCCAGCCAGCCCACGTTCCACAGAATCCAGCCGGTGAACAAGACCAGGTGAATCAGCACGAAGGTCATGCTGCCGGTGAATTTGGTTACGGCGTCGGCGGTGCGGTCCTGCCAGGTCTTTTGCTTTTCCTCGGCCTGCTGCCGCTGCAGCAGCGCCTGGATATTGCGCTCCACTACCTGGGCCATTCCGCCGCGGGCAGCTTGCTCAGAGTTAGGAGAAGAATCAGGGACAACCATGGGGCTCCAGATGATATTGCCCTTGTATACGGGCGGCCCGAAAATGGCAGCTGCGCCGTAGCTGCCATCTTTTTTTACAAGTCTGGTAGCCTTTCAGCCGCTAGGGTGGCAGGGCCTGCTCCCAGCAGTTAGGTTATAAAAAAAGCGGCTCCTGAAGAATCAGGAGCCGCTTCTCATTTTTTACTGAGCCTATCAGGACTTTGCCACTAGCCAGCGGCGCACTGCGTGGCCTTTCCACAGCCACAAGCCCGATAAAATCACAACGGGCATAAAGACGTAGCGCACGGCAAAGGCGGCCCGGGGAATATCGGCAACGGGACCATAAATGAACCCCAGGATGGGAATACTGAGCAGCAGGTGCAGCCAGCGGATAACTTTGCGTTCGGTAGCGGCCTTCATGACGCTGGCAGCAAGAAGCTTTACTCGGCCGCCGCCGTTTGGGGAGTTTCGAAAGCCGAGCGGCGCATCCAGGGCGGGCCGCAGCTGGCGCGCATTTTCTGGCGGAATTTCTCCTGCTCTTCGGGCGTCATGCCGGCCATGCGGCTTTCCATTTTCTGCTTCCAGTCGTTGCGGTGTTGCTGCCACTTGCGGCTGAAGCCGGGCCGACCACCACCGCCTTTAAAGCCGGTGAGCAGGCGGGTGAGCAGCAGCAAACCCAGGGTTTGCCAGAAGCTAATGACCGGGCCGTGGAAAAGCTCGGGTACCAGCCAGTTCCAGAGGCTCATCGTAGCGTAGCCCATAACGGCCACGAACAAAGTACCCAGGACAATGAATTTGAGGACGCGCAGCGCCCAGAATTTACGGTTCATGATGTTAAATGTGCTTATTAACGTCTAATGCGGTAATGTGCTTGTGTTCTACTCCTTGAAGTAGCATTTCTGTGCAGTCAACGGTTAAGTTGTTACAGCACATGAGCCCATTAATCATTCGCCCATTAATCGGTGAACAAGTTGGTGTAAAGCGCCTGCAGGCGCTGGCGCAAATGCTGCACGGCGTAGTGCTTGCGCGAAATCAGGGTTTTGAGCGGGACGCCGGTTTCCTCGACCAGTTCCTTGAAGCTGCGGCCCTCCAGCTCGTGCCAGACGAATACGTCGCGCTGGTTTTTGGGCAATTCCTCCAGGGCTTCAGCCAGAGCCTCCATCAGGGTTTCGCGGAGCAGGCGGTTTTCGGGGGCGTCATCGTCGGCGGGCAACACGTCGGCCAGCAACAGGGAGCCTTCCTCATTGTCGTCGGCGTAGCGGAGCATTTCCTCTTCCAGCGAAGCCGTTTTCTTTTTACGGTAGAGGTCGGTGATGCGGTTGCGGGCCACGCGAAACAGCCAGGAGGCTACTTTCTCGACGGGCTTGAGCATCCGGTAGCTTTCAACCAGCTCCCCGAAGACATCCTGCAGAATATCTTCGGCGTCGTCCGGGTCGGGTACGCGGCGGCGGATGAAAGCCAGCAGCCGGCCGCGCTGCTGCTGCACAGCCTCCTGAATCTGCCGGTCCTGTCCTCTCATCGTGCCTACGGGCAAGGCGTTTAGTGCTAGTGCGTCCATTCTGACTAAGCAGACGCGGAAGGCAGCAAAATACTTTATCGGCACCAGAATATTTTGCGGGATATATAGCGGAGCAGCAAATGAAAAGAACGTCCTGTTTCCCGTTGGCCGACAGGCCGGACGAATTAAATGTTTCTAATTCCTTGCTGATGGCCCTTTCCTGCCGGCCGCAACGGCCAGAACTGTACTTTTCCCTGTGGATTTACCGATTTTCAGGATACCTTTGCCAGCTAATTCACCCCAGCTGAGCTTTGGCTGGGCCTCTTTGCCTTGTCCGCTGACCCCACTGCATGGAACAGACCATCCCGGAAGTCATTCGCACCGTCCCGCTTGAGTATTACATATACTTCGCCACGGCGCTATTTGCCATCGGCGTAACGGGCGTGCTAACCCGGCGCAATGCCATTATCATCTTCATGTGCGTGGAGCTGATGCTCAATGCCGTAAACGTGCTGCTGACGGCCTTTTCCGCCTACCGCTCCGACCCCAACGGGCAAATCTTCGTGTTTTTCATCATGGCCGTGGCCGCCGCCGAAGTATCGGTTGGCCTGGGCATCATTGTGATGATTTACCGCAATTTCCAGAATACCGACGTCAATCTGCTTAACCGTCTTAAGTGGTAATGATAACTCGCCTGT
The sequence above is drawn from the Hymenobacter chitinivorans DSM 11115 genome and encodes:
- a CDS encoding NADH-quinone oxidoreductase subunit NuoE family protein is translated as MESTTAPVKPQFSEAAKAEIDRICKQYPEERRKSAMLPVLHIAQAEFGGWVAPEVQDLVAEVLGVKPIEVYEVSTFYTMFNLKPVGKHVLEICRTGPCQLRGSDELTLELERITGAKVGGEPSADGLFTLKEVECLAACGFAPVVQVREKYYEQLDTEESVNAMLSELRNMVHRPALPWEEKGLPNAVANN
- the nuoF gene encoding NADH-quinone oxidoreductase subunit NuoF — encoded protein: MGRKLLTEHINVEGIDTFEVYRKHGGYRSVEKALKTMTPDEVVEEVKKSGLRGRGGAGFPTGMKWSFLAKPEGVPRYLVCNADESEPGTFKDRQLMSKLPHLLIEGMITSSYALGANTSYIYIRGELLYVLRILEKAIAEAYAAGFLGKNILGSGYDLDLYVHPGGGAYICGEETALLESLEGKRGNPRNKPPFPAVQGLYARPTVVNNVESIAAVPVIVNDGGDEYAKIGVGRSTGTKLISACGHLNKPGIYEIELGVPVEEFIYSDEYCGGIWKGRDLKAVVAGGSSVPILPKELILKTAAGEPRLMTYESLSDGGFVTGTMLGSGGFIAMDETTCIVRNTWNFSRFYHHESCGQCSPCREGTGWLEKILHRIEHGHGTERDIDVLASVAKQIEGNTICPLGEAAAWPVSAAIRHFRDEFEWHIRNPQEATRPGAVYPGKAVLV
- a CDS encoding 2Fe-2S iron-sulfur cluster-binding protein — its product is MAKITFDGIEVDVPDGTTILNAARTIGGGIVPPAMCYYTPLKGSGGKCRACLVRVAAGSAKDPRPMPKLVASCVTPVQDGMVVENTTSEQVLNVRKGIVEMLLINHPLDCPVCDQAGECDLQNFAFEHGVSTTRYEEERRTFEKIDIGPLIQLHMTRCILCYRCVYTADQLTEKRVHGVLGRGDAAEIGTYIENIIDNEFSGNVIDVCPVGALTDKTFRFKQRVWFTKPVNAHRQCENPKCCGKVVLWYKGKDVLRVTARKDQYGEVKEWICNTCRFDKKETSDWTLEGPAHIDRSSVISANHYELPVLNAQVIADLPESSLRDLEQNPPMRLGN
- the nuoH gene encoding NADH-quinone oxidoreductase subunit NuoH, producing the protein MIELPTLGWQSIVILVVFGVSLLIATYCTYAERVIAAFLQDRVGPDRAGPFGLLQPLADAVKLFTKEEFFPAGANRALFVLGPCLAMITALMSSAVIPFGNVIQFGTNVFNLQGIEVNIGMLWVFGIVSLGVYGVMIGGWASNNKFSLLGAIRAGSQNISYELAMGMALIAVLMISGTLSLREITLQQSVAGEWHFWNIVKQPLGFIIFLVCAFAETNRTPFDLPECETELVGGYHTEYSSMKMGLYLFAEYVNVFVASAVMSVLYFGGFNFPFQYELRDWFVNSQGWELTSAQNLISIVGLLGLFGKIFAFIFFFMWVRWTLPRFRYDQLMRLGWTILIPLAIFNILLTGGLILGGIIK
- a CDS encoding NuoI/complex I 23 kDa subunit family protein; translation: MQSLSNRAKKLEAKPMTLAERAYLPAIFQGLSITMRHFFRAATKKQVTVRYPEEKRPFSPIFRGLHVLKRDEVGRERCTACGLCAVACPAEAITMVAGERKKGEEGLYREEKYAVSYEVNMLRCIFCGLCEEACPKAAVYLQPDKMAPPRFERDEFIYGKDRLVEPVDPNARSIRGIQLTPEQAQALSQKISQQPA
- a CDS encoding NADH-quinone oxidoreductase subunit J family protein, giving the protein MASSPSLFFFLSFVALFAALGVVLAKNPVHSVLFLILTFFSLSGHYLILNAQFLAAVNIIVYAGAIMVLFLFVIMFLNLNADTEPHKSTLSKVAAAVAGGLLLVVMVAALRDVQTGTTFTAATFNSQIGMVSQLGMILYTKYLLPFELASVLFLAAMVGAVMLGKREAGERNF
- a CDS encoding DUF1003 domain-containing protein, with product MVVPDSSPNSEQAARGGMAQVVERNIQALLQRQQAEEKQKTWQDRTADAVTKFTGSMTFVLIHLVLFTGWILWNVGWLGLKPFDPSLVILAMEASVEAIFLSTFVLISQNRMAALADKRADLNLQVSLLSEHEITRLVILVREIARKMDVQEAQDPEIPELAQDVHPERVLDTIEKFQQKAEQGQQGQ
- a CDS encoding RNA polymerase sigma factor — translated: MDALALNALPVGTMRGQDRQIQEAVQQQRGRLLAFIRRRVPDPDDAEDILQDVFGELVESYRMLKPVEKVASWLFRVARNRITDLYRKKKTASLEEEMLRYADDNEEGSLLLADVLPADDDAPENRLLRETLMEALAEALEELPKNQRDVFVWHELEGRSFKELVEETGVPLKTLISRKHYAVQHLRQRLQALYTNLFTD
- the nuoK gene encoding NADH-quinone oxidoreductase subunit NuoK: MEQTIPEVIRTVPLEYYIYFATALFAIGVTGVLTRRNAIIIFMCVELMLNAVNVLLTAFSAYRSDPNGQIFVFFIMAVAAAEVSVGLGIIVMIYRNFQNTDVNLLNRLKW